The Rugosibacter aromaticivorans region GGCAGAATCGCGAAGGCGATGTAATAGTTGTCTTCATGCGCCGGGTTCAGCCAGGACACATCTTTTTGCACTTTGCCAAGAATGGCATAATCTTCGGGTTTCATTTTTTCGGTGGAGACCACCAGGGCGCGAATCGCTGCGATGTTGGCTGCCAGATAACGGTCGCCCATGGCCATGAATACTTGCACGAATAACGGCAAAGCTACCTGCATCTCGATAGCCACCGTTTGTCGTGGCGCAGATTTCAACTGCTGCGTGGTAACAGTAAAAGTGAGTGCCCAAAGCACTGCCAGGATGGCAACTGACCATTGTTTGCGCAAACTGGTCATGATATTCACTGTATCCGCCGTCTCATGAGCGCCGACTATTCACGTTGGTTATTCAAAATCCCGGCGGGTGAAAGTCATCACCGCCAGGGTGAGCAGTAGCGCCGCATAGCTCGTTGCCATCAATAAACCCAGCCCGACCGCCTGGCTCGCCGGTGCCAGGTCATACATCGGCCATGCCCGAAAATCCAGCCGCGATAAATCAGGCAGCACCCATTGAATCGCATCAATGATCGGCGCAAAACGCATCAGCGCCGGGTCGCCATCCGCACCCCTGGCCAGATACTCAGCCACTGCGCCCAGGCTTTTGCCACCCACAGCAAACGCCAAACCAAGCGCCAAGGGCAGCATCGGCACGGTAGAAAACGTGGAAACCCACAGCGCAAAGGCTGCAACCACCGCCGCATCAACCCACAACCCTGCCACGGTGCTCCAGTAGGGCAAACCAAGAACTACGGGAAAACCCTGCGCGTAACCTTTGCCCAGACTCAGCACCACCACCCAGAGCAACAGCCCGAGCAACAAAGCCGCCAGGGCAAGCAGCCCCAATACGCCCAGATAGCGGCCGACAATATAGCGGCCACGAGGCACTGGGTAAGTGAGTGAAAACAACACCGTGCGCCGTTCGATTTCACGCGCGACCAGCTCTTGCACCCAGAATAGCGAAAATAAAACCAGCGTGATGCGCAGGCCGGAGAAACCCACATCCAGCGCCACCGTCTGTGGCTGGCGCGGAGAAAACGACGCAGAAAGATAAGCAATGCCGACGAGCAAGGCACCGAGGATCAGGATGGACTGAATACTCCGGCTACGCAGCCCGGCACGTCCGGCGGAGAGCATGAACTGCCACATGACGTCACCCTCAACAAAAAGAGCGCACCAGCGGGTGCGCTCTTTTAAAGAAAAACAGCCTTGATTACGAACCAGCGGCAGTCGTCGCCAAGCCATTTGCAGTCGTCACATTAGCGGCAGTGCAAGCATCATTAGTGCCAGTACACTTCGCACTGGTGGTTACTGCACCCCCATTGCTGGAACCAATGAATGTCTGGTTACCCTTCATGGAACCTGAAGCCACGGCAAACGCAGTACCCGAAACTTCGTTATAGCTAACCAAGGTATTTGCAGAGCACTGAACATCAAACCCAGTCTTTAAAAAAATTGGTGCAGTAGTAATCACGGTGCCGCCAATGACAGTGCCAGATCCCCCTTGAACGGTACTTTTGATCGCAGCGCCTCCGTTGCAGACGCACTGTTCACCGGAGGGAGCAGTTGCTCCGCTTACAGCTGCTTGCGCACCGCCACCAGTGGTACAGGCAGCCGCAAATGCACCTGCCGAGAGGAAACTGGAGATCAAACCAACCACAAGTATCTTTTTCATTTGAATGTCCTTTGAATTAGTTAGTGTTGGAGATCGCTGAGGTCAGCACATTTTTCGCGTCCGACTGCGCGGCCTTGTTCTCGGCCTTCTTGGTGTATTCCGTGAACTGCGGAATCGCAATCGCGGCCAGAATGCCGATGATCGCCACGACGATCATCAGTTCGATCAAGGTGAACCCCTTTTGTAGCTTGTTCATAAAATCTCCTTTGCAAAGAAACGCGACGGGTGTCGCTGCGGATAATAAAGCACAGGTCATGCCAAAAATAGAAATGCTGGTTATATGAGGACTTGCGCTTGATTATTAAAAATTGTCTGCGGCTCACCTGACAAAAAACGTCACTCTGCGGCGCATTGCGTCACATTACATAAACAACTCGGCCTCATTCACTGCGTCGACTTGTTCAGGATTGAGAAACCGTTCGGCATACTGTTGATAAACCCCTTGCTTGACAAAAATATCAAAGAGGTCCGGGTCAATGTGGCCATTCTTCTTGAAATCGGCAAGAATCTTCATCGCTTGTGAGAGCTTCATGCCATTCTTGTAGGGCCGGTCACGCGCGGTGAGTGCCTCGAAAATATCGGCAATACCCATGATGCGTGCCTGGATTGACATTTGCTCACGGGTGAGACCCTTGGGATAGCCCTTACCGTCCATGCGCTCATGATGGCCACCGGCGTATTCGGGTACGCGTTTCAAATGCTTGGGCCAGGGTAATTGCTCCAGCATCTTGTTGGTGGCGACGATGTGATAGTTGATGGTTTCGCGTTCTTTTTGCGTCAGCGTGCCAGAGCGAATGGTGAGATTTTCCATTTCTTCCGCCGTGAGAAATTCCGTTTGCACGCCATCCACATTGCGCCATTGCCGCTCGGTGCCGATGGTACGCACACGCTGTTGATCGCTGGCGGCCATGGATTCGCTGCCAATGTTCGCCTGGCGCAGGAAATCACGGTCTGCGTCCAGCACACGCAACTGTTCGGCCAACGCGTTTTGCACGCGCACTTCGGCTGATGCATCGGTTTTGGTACGCAAGGCTAATTGCTGACGCAAGGCAGCAATTTCAGCATCGCGCTTTAATACTTCAAAACGCGTATCGACCAGATGGATGCGGTCAAAGAGTGTTTGCAGTTTGGTGGCTTTATCAACCACATGGACCGGCGTGGTGACTTTGCCGCAATCATGCAACAATCCGGCGATTTTGAGCTCATGCTTATCGGCTGTCGTCATGGCAAATGCAGCCAGCGGGCCGGTTGTTGTTGCTTCGACAGCCTCAGCCAACATCATGGTGAGCTCCGGGACGCGCTGACAATGGCCGCCGGTGTAGGGCGACTTCTCATCAATAGCCAGATTAATAAGATTGATAAAAGATTCGAACAGTTGCTCAAGTTGATCGATCAACTGCCGATTGGTGAGTGCAATCGCCGCTTGCGAAGCAAGTGACTCGGCCAGGCTTTGATCGGCTGCAGAAAAAGAAATAACTTCTCTTTTGACCGGATCAAACGCATTAATCAGTTGCAGCACACCAATGAGCTCATCCTCATGATTGACCATCGGTACCGTAAGGAAAGATTGCGAGCGATAGCCTGTCTGCTCGTCAAACGCTCGTGTGCCGGAAAAATCAAAGCCTTCTTCCATATACGCATCAGCGATATTGATCGTTCTGCCCTGGATTGCAGCACAGGCGGCTACCATCGAGGTATTGGGCTGGCCTTTACTGTTAATGAGCGGCAGATCAGGAAAGGTAACCGGCTGTCCTGTCGTGCCACCCATCGAAATGTTTAATGAATCAGTGCGCATAATCTCGAAACGCAAGGCTGATCGATCTGCCGTCAAGAGATAAAGCGTGCCGCCATCCGCACGGGTGATGGTTTTTGAGGCAACCAAGATGGCCTCAATCAGGCGATGCGTATCGTGCTCTTTGGACAACGAAGCACCAATGACGTTGAGCTGCTCGAGGCGCGAAAAAAGTTTATCGTTTTTTTTCATAATGAGTGCCCTTTTCTTTTATTTGATGCATACCGCACGTACCTGCTTGACGTCAGTCACGCCTTGCAGCGCTTTTTCCAGACCATCCATTTTCAACGTCAGCATGCCGTCGTCAAGCGCTTGCGCAAATAACTGAGTGACGCGTGCATGCTCTTGAATCAGTTTTTTCAAAGGCTCGGTGCCTATCATCAGCTCATGTAAACCCGCGCGTCCCTTGTAACCCGTGCCACCACAAGTATCACATCCTTTGGCGCGATAGAAAACAAGATGCCCGTCCTTGCCATAATCATGGATCAGACGCGCTAAGGTCGCATCATAGGCCGCTTGAAAATCTGTTTTGAAGGCGTCGGTATTCATCAACTCAGTGCAGTATTCGGTCATGAACAGCCTGACCTCATCTGGCTCGGGGACGTACGCCTCTTTGCACTTGCAAAGCCGTTTGGCCAGCCTTTGCGCAAGAATGCCAAGCAAGGCATCAGAGAAGTTAAACGGATCCATACCCATATCGAGCAGACGGATGATGGATTCTGGCGCGCTGTTGGTGTGCAGCGTAGCAAACACCAAATGGCCGGTAAGCGAAGCTTCAATACCGATGCTGGTGGTTTCAGCATCACGCATTTCACCGACCATAATGATATCCGGGTCAGCACGCAAGAAAGCCTTCATCACCGTGGGAAAATCCATCACTTTCTTGTTCACCTGCACCTGGCGCAAACCTTTCTGCGTGATCTCCACTGGATCTTCAGCAGTCCAGATTTTGGTGTCAACTGTATTCAAGTAACCCAACACCGAGTGCAGTGTGGTGGTTTTTCCTGAACCTGTCGGGCCGCATACAAAAAATAGGCCATAGGGCTTGGCGATGGTCGCTTTGAGTTTTTCCAGATTGGTTGGCAGGACACCCAGTTTGTCGAGCGGGATGGGCTCACCTCCGGCAAGAATCCGCATCACCACATCTTCAACGCCTCCTGTAGAAGGAATCGTTGCCACCCGCAGCTCAATATCCAGCGGACCATATTTTTTGAACTTGATCTTGCCATCTTGCGGCTTGCGACGTTCGGCAATATCGAGGTCGCACATGATTTTCAAACGCGCGACCATGGCACTGCGGTAACTGGCAGGCACTTCGATGTATTTAACCAACGTACCATCCTTGCGAAAACGAATCAGCACTTTGTCCTTGCCCAGGCCAGGCTCAATGTGGATGTCTGATGCGCCCTGCTGGTAGGCGTCGATAATAATTTTATTGACCAGTTTGACAAGTTCATTGTCAGCCGCCGCAGAGATTTCGGCACCCCCGCCTTCGGCCTCCAATTCATCCTGGTCGAGCGTAGCCAGCATATCGCCAACCGAACTATCGTCGGTAAAACCAGGCACCCCACTATTACCAAATAGCTGATCAAGGGTTTGTCGGAATTCGTGATGTGAGGTAACACGATAGGTGATCTTGCTACGCGGGAAAATATTCTTTACAACCCGTGCGCCCATTACCTGTTCAGGGTCAGTGCAGACAACCACAATACCTTCCGGCCCCTCTTCAACAGGTGCCCACTGATTTTGCTGCAGGTATTCCCATTTTAGATTTTTGAGCAAATCTATGGGCTTGATGCGATCGCTTCTGAATGGTTCGTAAGGCACACCAAAGAACTTTGCCAGCGCAACGCCCAGCGCACCTGACTTAACCTGAAACTCATTGATCAGCACTTCTTCCAGATCAAGATTCTTGCGCCGGGCAGTACGCTGCGCCAATTCAAGCTCTTGTGCAGAAATCACCGCATCGGCGATCAGAAAATCATATTTTGTTTTTACCTCCCGAACTAACTTGTTGCGCTGGGAAAACGCAATTGCGAGGGTTTCACATAGACTCTTAATACCCTCCTCGGCTATCCTTGAGAAAGGCTTTCCATCCTTGGTATTAAGTATCTGCACCACACCAATCAGATCATTGCTTGGTACATCAATGATGGGTGCGACAAGCATCTGCCGGGTACGATAACCTGTACGTTTATCGACCTCCTTTAAAAACCGGAGCGGTGGACTGATCGCTGTGAGCTCGGCTTCGTCATACACATCTTGAATATTCACGAGGCTTCTTGAAAGCGCAACATGTCCAGCAACACTTTGTTCAGAAATGGGAAGACGCAAAGCTTTTAATGTATTCAGCCCTGTTTTTACTTTCGAGACAATCGATGCCTTATCTTCGCCAACAGCATAAATTGTCAGGCGATCCGCATTAAATAAGCCACATACATCGGCTGAAAGCTCGAGCATGAGTTCATCAATATTCGATGTCGCGTGAATTCTGTTGGTAACCGTCTGCAGATTTTTTAAAAAAGCCAGGCGGATTTCACTGTCAGTGACGGAATTGTCACCTTTGCTATTCGATAGGGCATTCATTTAATAAGCCCTGGAGGAAAAAATGCCGTCATACTGGCCTTGGCCTCGCTCAAACATTTCGCTAAAAAAACAGCCACTACAATGTAACCATCCTGCCCCATGGAATGGGCCGTCTGCGGGGTACATCTCGTGGCGAAAATCCGCTCCGAATAATTCATAAATCAAATACTTGATGACCCTGCAAAATACGTAAATGATATGCACCGCTATAAGTCGCTAACTCCTGCATGGTCATCTCGATTTGCCCAGGTTTCAGGTGAGTAACAAAAACTTCTGCTTCATGCTGCCACTGAGCTAACTCTTTCATCAGCAAGCTAGGGCAAAGATGCAACGATTGAACGGCAAGCTCTTTTTCTTGATCAGGGAAAGCGCATTCGATAAGTAAATAGCGCAGGTTTTGAATTTTATTCACCGCCTCCCAAAACTCAGGGCAAGGGCCGGTATCACCCGAAAAAACCAGACTTGCGCTGCCAGAATCTAGCTGGTATCCCACAGCAGGCACGGTATGGTGGGCAGGGAGCGCGGTGATCATCCGACTATCGACCGTAACCGTTTCTGCCACATGAATAGGCGAGTAAGCAAGAAATGGCTTGTTATGTGGTGTCTGACTAAAATCTGGCCAAATCAACCAGTTGAAAATATGCTCGCGCAGAATGCGAATCGTGGCTTCGGTCGCATGAACGATCAGCGGTCGATCTCGCATATCACCGACAGCATCGACAATGAAAGCTAACGATGTCACATGGTCCAAGTGAGAATGCGTAATAAACACATGATCAATTTGCCTTAACTCAGCAATGGATAAATCACCCACACCAGTGCCCGCGTCAATCAGGATGTCGTGATCAACCAAAAATGACGTTGTACGTAAATGGTGGCCACCAATGCCTCCGCTACAGCCGAGCACACGTATTTTCATATCAATTTTTAGCTATTCCTTGCACCATTCCAGTTGGAGGAATGATGCAAGGCGTATCGTTAGCTACGAACCAAAAAAATGCCCAATGCCTTTGGTCAGCGTGGATTAGTCGAAATACCAGCATTAACTTTTCAAAAAGAATGTCATTTTTATTCCGGCTAAATCAATGATATCGTAGTCTCTGAGCGCCTGCGCCCGAACACCTATCATGGTGCCATTGATAACGGGAAAGCTTGCGCCTTCGACGTGAGTAATAAAATAGCC contains the following coding sequences:
- a CDS encoding 3',5'-cyclic-nucleotide phosphodiesterase; this encodes MKIRVLGCSGGIGGHHLRTTSFLVDHDILIDAGTGVGDLSIAELRQIDHVFITHSHLDHVTSLAFIVDAVGDMRDRPLIVHATEATIRILREHIFNWLIWPDFSQTPHNKPFLAYSPIHVAETVTVDSRMITALPAHHTVPAVGYQLDSGSASLVFSGDTGPCPEFWEAVNKIQNLRYLLIECAFPDQEKELAVQSLHLCPSLLMKELAQWQHEAEVFVTHLKPGQIEMTMQELATYSGAYHLRILQGHQVFDL
- a CDS encoding HD family phosphohydrolase, with product MKKNDKLFSRLEQLNVIGASLSKEHDTHRLIEAILVASKTITRADGGTLYLLTADRSALRFEIMRTDSLNISMGGTTGQPVTFPDLPLINSKGQPNTSMVAACAAIQGRTINIADAYMEEGFDFSGTRAFDEQTGYRSQSFLTVPMVNHEDELIGVLQLINAFDPVKREVISFSAADQSLAESLASQAAIALTNRQLIDQLEQLFESFINLINLAIDEKSPYTGGHCQRVPELTMMLAEAVEATTTGPLAAFAMTTADKHELKIAGLLHDCGKVTTPVHVVDKATKLQTLFDRIHLVDTRFEVLKRDAEIAALRQQLALRTKTDASAEVRVQNALAEQLRVLDADRDFLRQANIGSESMAASDQQRVRTIGTERQWRNVDGVQTEFLTAEEMENLTIRSGTLTQKERETINYHIVATNKMLEQLPWPKHLKRVPEYAGGHHERMDGKGYPKGLTREQMSIQARIMGIADIFEALTARDRPYKNGMKLSQAMKILADFKKNGHIDPDLFDIFVKQGVYQQYAERFLNPEQVDAVNEAELFM
- a CDS encoding GspE/PulE family protein — encoded protein: MNALSNSKGDNSVTDSEIRLAFLKNLQTVTNRIHATSNIDELMLELSADVCGLFNADRLTIYAVGEDKASIVSKVKTGLNTLKALRLPISEQSVAGHVALSRSLVNIQDVYDEAELTAISPPLRFLKEVDKRTGYRTRQMLVAPIIDVPSNDLIGVVQILNTKDGKPFSRIAEEGIKSLCETLAIAFSQRNKLVREVKTKYDFLIADAVISAQELELAQRTARRKNLDLEEVLINEFQVKSGALGVALAKFFGVPYEPFRSDRIKPIDLLKNLKWEYLQQNQWAPVEEGPEGIVVVCTDPEQVMGARVVKNIFPRSKITYRVTSHHEFRQTLDQLFGNSGVPGFTDDSSVGDMLATLDQDELEAEGGGAEISAAADNELVKLVNKIIIDAYQQGASDIHIEPGLGKDKVLIRFRKDGTLVKYIEVPASYRSAMVARLKIMCDLDIAERRKPQDGKIKFKKYGPLDIELRVATIPSTGGVEDVVMRILAGGEPIPLDKLGVLPTNLEKLKATIAKPYGLFFVCGPTGSGKTTTLHSVLGYLNTVDTKIWTAEDPVEITQKGLRQVQVNKKVMDFPTVMKAFLRADPDIIMVGEMRDAETTSIGIEASLTGHLVFATLHTNSAPESIIRLLDMGMDPFNFSDALLGILAQRLAKRLCKCKEAYVPEPDEVRLFMTEYCTELMNTDAFKTDFQAAYDATLARLIHDYGKDGHLVFYRAKGCDTCGGTGYKGRAGLHELMIGTEPLKKLIQEHARVTQLFAQALDDGMLTLKMDGLEKALQGVTDVKQVRAVCIK
- a CDS encoding ABC transporter permease subunit, with amino-acid sequence MAWRRLPLVRNQGCFSLKERTRWCALFVEGDVMWQFMLSAGRAGLRSRSIQSILILGALLVGIAYLSASFSPRQPQTVALDVGFSGLRITLVLFSLFWVQELVAREIERRTVLFSLTYPVPRGRYIVGRYLGVLGLLALAALLLGLLLWVVVLSLGKGYAQGFPVVLGLPYWSTVAGLWVDAAVVAAFALWVSTFSTVPMLPLALGLAFAVGGKSLGAVAEYLARGADGDPALMRFAPIIDAIQWVLPDLSRLDFRAWPMYDLAPASQAVGLGLLMATSYAALLLTLAVMTFTRRDFE